A window of Fusarium falciforme chromosome 1, complete sequence genomic DNA:
TCGTCGCTTCATGATTTCGACATCCGACGCTCTCCTTGCTCTCCCCACCAGAACCTGCAGAGCCGTCACCGCTATCACCAGcgcctccatctccaccTTCAGCTCGTCTCTCATCCCTACCTTACGCCAATAACGCCTCCGAACAAACCCCTGTCGTCTTTCAGGCGCAAACAAACACCCGCGATAAATCAATCGGTCCCGTGTCCTGAAAAAAGCGGAGGCCATCCATCGCATCGTCGCCCCCTCGGCCTCTCGAGTCTAGACAAGCTCCGTGGCTAGACATCCCGCCCTTTAGCTCCGCTTCGGCTCCCGGACGACTCCACCACCCTCGCTGTCACCGATTCCAGGCACCTTTTGGTGTACTACGTTTCCGTGAGACGCTCTGATCTGACTTGCAATTGCTTTGGATCCCAATTCAACGTGAACCTTCAAAATCGTTCAGCCTGAGCCGCTGCCTCCCATGACAATGCACGCTGTCAATTCCGCCGGCCGGGTCGTATCCCTCCTCAACGACGAGAGCGCTGCTCCTCAACAACCGCGACCCGTCAGCTTCCACTCCAGCTATGTCCTCGCTCAGTCGTACCCCACCCCTGGCAGCAACGCTTCCTCACCCAACACGCCCGAGCTGCTGCGCTCCGACTCCTATGACTCTCAGATGAGCAATGATCCAGTGTCGCCTCTGACCCCCAGCGTCGACCACTACTCGCGACATCAATCCGTGTATACTATTCCTCATGACTACAGCCTCGACCCCAAGCAGGCTGCCTACGCCGACAGCAGCCGCTCGGCCTCCTACGACGCTGAGATGGTTAGCCAGCCTCGGTCGTCGCCCATGCCCGAGCGACCCGGCAAGCGGTACCCCTGCCGGTACCGCGACACTCACGGATGCGAAAAGACATTCACCACCTCTGGCCACGCCTCGCGCCATTCCAAGATCCACACCGCTGAGAAGGCTGTCCAATGCACCTTTGCGGGCTGCCAGAAGAAGTTCACCCGCGCCGACAACATGAAGCAGCACCTCGAGACTCACTACAAGGACAAGAGCCGCTCCTCGGGCTCTCAGCGTGGTCACCGGGCTTCTCTCGCCGACGGACGACGCAATTCGACCTCGGGACGCCCTTCCGCGAGCCGCGCGTCTTCGTCCCGGGATTCTAGAAGCCGTCGCGACGCCGATCCTTATCCTCTTCCTTCGCTCCCACTGGCCTCACCGAGTGTTGGCAGTGGATCTTGGGACGTTCGAGGCCGCAACCTCTCGCTTCTCAGCCGCCCTGTTGCTGACAGAACACCAAGCGGTCTTGATGCTCTGGCCATGGCGGTGGCCTGCCAAGAGGACTCTGGTGTTTGAATGTCTGTCGCCCTGGCATCCTTGGCATTTCTCAAACCACCACCGTCACATATGCTCTATTGATAATCCAATCtggcacgcacgcacgcacgcccAAACACCACCTACCAACACCAGCACCCACACCCCGCCACcgctcttcatcctcttcaacgCAAAAATTCTCGACACTATTTTATGAACGGCCCCCCACACAAAGGGCGTATTTTTTCAAACCCACTCGGACATGTTTCAACCTCCGGGATTGTATATGAGTACATGAGGAACAGCCCGAACGGACAACGGCGTTTTATCACGGTGATTTCTTTGacattttttaaaaaaggttCTCAGGGACATGGACAGTGTCGCAAGTACACGACATGGCGTCACGGCATGGTTATTCTCCCACACTACTACGGATTAGATAAACGACAGGAAGCGCCCCATTGGAGCCTCGAAGTTCGGGGGGGCGGAAAACAAACGCACGGCGTTGACAGGATTTTTTTGGTTGATGATATGATTTTTCTGTTGTCTCTTTAGCAACGTATACgagggggggaggggcgGCAGCGGCCTCAAGGTCGAGAGCCGTTTCGGGCATCTCCGGGGCTCAGGCTTGGAGAGGGGGGCGCAAAAAGGATTGACAAAGGATTGACAGCGGTACAGTACACGGCTGCTGGGCGCCGTGACTAGACGGCCATTGTTGGATTGGACTGGATTATTCACATACCTGTATATTCACTCTCGAGTTGTCGATCAGAGCGCTGATTCGGCGCAATGCAGAGTTAGAGGGGGGAGCGCCCGAGCTGTGCGCAATTGATACCACTTTGCTCTTCATTACAGTTTATACCAATGCGGTGATTCGAGTGACTCGAGCTGAGTGACTTGATTTGCTTATGGCGTGAGAATAGAGTTGCTTGGTTGCTTATCTCTAAAGGCTGTGGTTGTGACAATGGATGGATACTCTCAGCTAACCTACCAATTTCCTTGTCACAACCACATGCAACTTTGTATTTATCTTGATATGAATCCGGGTCTTTCGACCCTTGTCATTTACTACCTGCATTCGTCTAGTCGTTTTCTGAATTTTTGTTTATTCATCTATTCCCAAGTCTATCATTCATTCAATCGCTAGAGTTGCTCCGCTCGTTTCCGTCATCATTACTCCAGCCATGTCACATCATACCCGCGTCAAGCGGGCGTCGTCGTTACGGTAGTTAGTTAGTTACCACAGGTCTTCCTTTTCTGCGCATAGCCTGGCCATCTCAAGTTGCTCGTCCGTCTGGCAGACAAGCACTCGTTGAGAGGCGTCGGGACTGCCAAGCTCCTGGACCACGTCCTTGAGGGGCTCCTGGTTGCGAGTCTCATCAATCGCAAAACCTAGACAAGAGACTCGCTCGACCACAGCGGCCCGGAGCTTGGCGCTGTGCTCGCCGATCCCACCGGCAAAGACAAGAGCGTCAACGCGGCCTTCCAGAGAGACAAAGTAGGATCCAATAAAGGCCGAGACGCGGTCAACAAAGATGTCAAAAGCGAGGCGGTGAGTGGGGTCATCCGAATcggcaacaacaccaaagtTGGTGGTGCCCGTCATGGATTTCCATCCGCTCTCTTTGTTGAGAATCTCCTCCGCGCGCGAGATGTGAAGGTGTTTGGTGGAGGCAGGGGACAGCTTCCCCACATCGCTGGCATAGTGGAAGACAAGACTGTAAGGTTGACAGGGGGTTAGCATGCAAGGGACTTTATTTAGAAGGGAACCCTCATCGGTTCCGGATCTCTTGGATGATCTGATGAATGTAGGATTCCGCTTCATCCGGTGGGGCTGGGGTGCCTGGCTGGGCTGTCTCACCTTGGATCAACACTGCCGCTTCGGGTTGCACCTGGGAGGCCGGCCAGAGGCGTCAGTCCCATGCTCGTATCCCAGCTCTTGCCTCCCTTGATGGCGCAGGCACTGGCACCGCTGCCCAGATGGAGGGCGATCATGTTGAGCTCGCCGACGTCCTTATTGAGGTATTCGGCTACCGATCGCGTAATGAAGGCGTAGCTGATGCCGTGGAAGCCATACTTCCGCAGGCGATTGCTCTTTGCGATCTTGGGGTTAATGGGATATGTGTAGATGTGGGGTGGTATAGTTGTGTGGAACTGCGAGTCGAAGCAGGCGACATTGACGGTTTCGGGGAGCGCCTTGATGCATGTATCGACAATGCTCAGGGCGACACCATTGTGAAGCGGCGCGAGGTCGCTGAGCTCTTCGAGGTGGTGATACGTGTCTGATGTGATGATCTGGGAGCAGTCGTAGTCGCCGCCGTGGACGATGCGGTGGCTGGCAATCGCAATATCCTTCTTGGACGAGATCTCCTTCAGCTCCGTATCGTCGACGAAGGTATCGAGAAGCAGATCGAAGGCATCCTCCTGGTTCTTGACAGCATCGCCGACCtctttggccttgatgaccttTTCGCCGAGACGTTTGTAAGTGAGCTGTGCTGGTGGGGCAGTGAGGCCGCTGATCTGAGCTTCTGCGATCTCGCGGGGCACCGCGCTCTTCTCCGATGTGTAGACTGAGATTTTGACCGAGCTGGACCCGGCATTGATGGCGAGGATAACCTTCATGACGACAATATCAAGCTGAAAAAGgccaatggatggatgtcgaGGGGAGAGCACCGTAACGAGCCAAGGGAGCTTCTGTTTTATGACCCCCCCTCATGGCTGGGCTGTCCCCCTCCTGGCTGGGCTTGCCTTACCCTTTGCAATGACGACACAAGGACCGTGGTCTGACACTAGGTATCGCGGGGTTTGTACGCTCGGGGTGGGGCTTGAGTACGCCCGAGCAGTCTGCCCATGGAGGACAACATGTGGCATATGCAAACGGCTGTCCGCCCCCGCGCCGCTCCCAGTCCATGCTAGCAAAGCCGCTGTCTCTGCCCGTCAGCCAACCTGACATGACCCCCCACGACCGCCGAAAATCACTCCGTCCCCGGCACTTTCAGGTCCTTGGGTCAAGCGAAACTGCGATCTATCGCTTTTTGGAACCCTGCAAACGGTTGTCACCCCACCCGCAGGCTGCGCCGTAGGCATGTGGTTCGGCCCAGTGGTGCAACTGGTTGGCTACCGCTACTGCATCTGGCACTTGACACTTTGATACTGCCCGTACCAAGCCTCAAGGCGTAGCTTCGGCCGCATCCGAGGGTTCGGGCACCGAGTCTAGAGTGTGGTTCTGCCAACCAGATAGCGGTAAATCGGGAGAATGTCCCGGCAAAATCTGCGGTGAGGGCAACTCAAAGTGGTTCGGCGGAAATGGGATCCCATTGAATTCGCGGTCCGAACTGTGGCAATAGAGCCACGTCTCGAGGAATCGTCGATATGCTGGGCTGACCGTTAGCTGATGCTTCGAAACCGGTTTGGAACCTCGAGGATCGCAACCAATGCCCCCTCGAGATACGATTAATCACCTTGACGCTCGGTAAACTGAATGGCCAAGTATCGTATGTCCAGCGTCGGCTGCATCGACCTTGGCTCCGACGAATCGCTCGTTCTGGTTCGAGGTCGCATGCGATGCGCCAGGGAGAAGCGCCGATGCGAATGATGATCATCACCCGTGTTGTGACGCCGACCAGAGGCATTTAGTCGAAGCTGCTTTGCCCTGTCATCCCGTCCTCGAATCTCACCGTCGAAGCAGTGGATATCGTATTCACGGTATTGCCCATCCGTCTTGTTCGCCCACACGCTGAGGGAGTGGAATGTCGTGTAACGATCTCTCCACAGCTTGAGCCTCTGGATAGCTCCGATGCCCTTTACTTTCCCAAAGCTATCTGTGCGACCATGCACATTGGTCCAGATAACGTCGACGTCATAAAAGTCAACCAGGTCCTTCCGGCGCAAGTCGCCCTGAAATTGGATCGAGCTCTCGATTGTCGTGAATTCGTATCTGATCTTGATGAATTGGTCGTGGATGCACACGCCCTCATCCGTTGTGTATCGAACTCGATGGGGTTCCTGAAACGTAATGTATCGCTCCATGTCCGCGGGGTCATAGTACGGGCGATGGCGCGAGTGGAGGGTATGAGGATGGATGTCTGAAGGTGTGTCCGAAGGCACTGCGATGCGAGGAGTTAGCTGACAATGAATTGGCACAGCGCCGACGATGAGACGCACGGAaatgctcgagaagctcgttCTGGTAGCTTCCCTGCCAGAGCACACGACGTTGCTCAGATCCCACCACCTCCCATGGCCCTAGGTAGACGACTCGCTCGTCCGGTGTATCTTGAAAGAGTATTCTGCAAGGCCGAAGTCAGCGTCATGCAGCGGCAGAGGCATCGCCGGGCTTCGTGGGAGCGTACATCGTTGCCTGGAAGCCCGGAGGCCCCAGGTCAAGCGCCGAGGTTTCAGTGGTCGACCCCTCGGTGGTCGGAGCGGAAATGGTCGATATGCCGGAGGTCGGGGTCCACGTCGAGTCAACGGGACTGACGTAGGTTCGTCCGTATGTTGGTGGGCGGCCGAGCGACGAAGATGTGAAGGATGAGCCCGAGGACGACATGCTGTCGCTGGTGGCAGTCGAGGGCGATCAGACTGACCGAGCTGTGGGGACATGTCATGACACGGTCACAACGGCAAAGAAGGTGCGAGTGGTCTCTGCCGGCGCCGTCTCGAAGATCCCAGTTACCAGCCCCAAGAACGTCTTGTCCAGATTGATGCCGTACTACTTCTTGGCTCTCGAGCTCTCGGTGACGGGAAAGAGTTGAGTATGTGTGTGTGAGAATGTGTGCGTGTGGTGGAAGCTTGTGTGAATAAGAAGGAAGAGCGATTCGGCGTGctcttggctgctgctgctgaggctgggcTCGTGGATGCCCAGGCTGGCGCAAGTGACGGACTCTCAACAAGTCGATATACGTAGAGGCACCGCATACACTCAGACAAGCAAGGGCGAACTCAGGCACTTGACGGCATGGGTAGCTCGGACGCTGCTGGTGCATTAACCTACCCCTCCGATACGGCCGGTGGCAGACAGATGGACTTGGACGGAGTCTCAGTCACGTATGCGCAGGCACACAGGCAGGCAGATCGCAGACTTGGGACGGCGCAACGTGCTGACGGTCTCCAACTTTACAGACGAGGCAGAGTTGGGAGCTGCACGGCACAGAACGACACCTGACGTAGAGATGGGTACTGTAGGCGTGGGCGCAGTCGGAGCAGCCAGCCCAAACCAGAGATGCAACAGCCGGAATCCAGAGTAGAGTACTGCAGCAGTTCCAGCGCAGAGAGTCCAAGGTCAGATCCTAGAAGAAGTCTTTCGTTTGTTCCTAGACCAGCTGCGGGCCAGCATCATCCATCGCAAATCGTTGGGAGGCAGACAGACGCGGTCGGTTTCCACGGTCGACGAGGGGCTCTTCCGTCTCGCTCTGTCCCGAGAGCCAGGTCCCACGTCGTCGGCAGCCAAGACCACAAGGCTAGCCACACACAGACAGGCACGCCGCACGCTGCCCGTCGCAAAGCCGCAGGAGGGCCAGTTGTTTGCCAACAGAGAGAAGCGCATCGACAGAGGTCGTCGTCCGGAGACGGGGAGAATCATAGTTCGGCAACGGAGAGCCAAGGGCCAGCGCCACATGGACAGAAGCTTGTCGTCGATTGGTGGTCCACTGACGACGGGAGCATCGCGCACGGGGGTCGATGCGGCATCCTGATGGGCTGGGTGCAAGGGGTGCATCCGTCTTGGAGCCGTTTTGGGGCCCGTCTTTCTGGAGCCATCTTGGTCTCTGGTGGTGGCCTTTGGTTGGAAGAATCTTGGCTTGTTCACACTAAGCGATCCTGGTCCCGTGGGGCTCTTGTTCGCGGGGCctcgtttttttttcttcctcttacccttcttgcttgcttttgCTTCGCTCAAGGGACTTGGGGACCTCGCTTTGGAGCGCACTAGGCTGTCGGGTCGCTGTTCCGCGGACAATTCCCGACTGTCTGGAAAGCCGGCTCACCGTTTTCGCCAGCACTCGCATCACATCGCGTGTTGTAGACAGGGAAGAGTCGATTTTTAGTCCCAATGTCACTTGACATGGCGACGACGTGTTCCGCTGGGGCGCGACAAAAGAGTAAAGATGAAGGCGCGTGTTCGGAGCCGTGGATGGATCCAACTGTTGTGTCACCCACGTTTCTATGTATGTGGTACGTACAGCCGATAGTGCTGTGCTGTAAGTAATTTCCATTGGAGCCTCGAACACCCCCTGGTTCAGGAATGGTCGGGTCCGGCACCATCCTCTATCCGAGTAATGCCATTGGTGCGGCGAGTCTTGTCTCTGGTGTGAATCGAGTGAAAGTTGGGGATGGGAtcatggaggagaaggaggaagaggagggtaGCATCTTTCGATGATGGATGGTTATGGACGACTAAGTAAAGAAAAGCAAATAAATGGAAGGCGCCTGTACTGAGTAGGTACCGAGCATCCCAAGGAAGGAGCGAAGGAACAGGGAAGGCGACCCGGGATTGGGCCAAGTACCTTGAACACCTTTGATACCCAAGCACAAGACTCAGACTCAAGgttgccatccatccatccacttgGATCTCGACGGATCACGTCGATCTAGGATTCCATCGTTCGGTCTTGGGAGTGACTAGCCCAATACGGTAGAGACCCAAGAGTTTCGATAGTTGCTCCCGTTAATTTCAGAAACTCTGGGCAAAGGAATCTGACTAGGAGATAGGTAGTGTTGACGCATAGTCAGCTAGCACTGACTTACACAGGTGGTTTCATCAAAAAGTTGCTACACGAGATTCTACAATTGCGCGCCTTGCTCTGTAAATACAAAGTCTTTACCTCTTCAATAGGCAGCCATGACATTTATTAAAAACGGAGTGGGTGGTACAGCTTCCCCAGATTGCAGAATTGTACATCCCCAGTTGTGAAGTGCCATGTCTTGGGCCTAGACGCCTCGTGCGCTTATGTAACCTCTCCCCCCACGTCTCCGTTCATGACAACCAAGCTTCAACACCACGTGCCCTCGCCGAGATATTAGCACTGTCTCATTAGCACGCCTCTCCCCCCGGAGCTCGCAGCACGCATTATTAGCCCCCATCCCGCTGTCTGTCTAGGGAATTTTCTCAACGGGCTGAACGGTCGATTCCCTGCAAGAACTGCAAGCCACAATCGCTCCAGACTCGGGCAACGAGTCCCTCCCCGGTTTCTTGAGTGCTCAAGTCACAGGCAAGTCTCACAATTTCCTGCCGAcacggacgacgaggacccAGCCGACAaggggacgaggacgaggacgaagacggGGAACCGACCCAACACTGCAGCGGTCGTTCCGCCCTGGCCGGATTCTAATCTGCTCTGTTCGACttgactcgactcgactcgattTGATCTTTTTTTCAAAGGTCAACCCCGGAGACGACGCCCTGGACGCCCTGTTCAGTTTACTTCACCTGTCATTTCCTACCCGTAACAGCCAAGCTCCGGCCAAGTTCGAGCAAGGGTATCGAAGGACTCAGCCAAGCGCAGCCAAGTCGAGCCAAGGGTCAG
This region includes:
- a CDS encoding Putative acetate kinase, producing the protein MKVILAINAGSSSVKISVYTSEKSAVPREIAEAQISGLTAPPAQLTYKRLGEKVIKAKEVGDAVKNQEDAFDLLLDTFVDDTELKEISSKKDIAIASHRIVHGGDYDCSQIITSDTYHHLEELSDLAPLHNGVALSIVDTCIKALPETVNVACFDSQFHTTIPPHIYTYPINPKIAKSNRLRKYGFHGISYAFITRSVAEYLNKDVGELNMIALHLGSGASACAIKGGKSWDTSMGLTPLAGLPGATRSGSVDPSLVFHYASDVGKLSPASTKHLHISRAEEILNKESGWKSMTGTTNFGVVADSDDPTHRLAFDIFVDRVSAFIGSYFVSLEGRVDALVFAGGIGEHSAKLRAAVVERVSCLGFAIDETRNQEPLKDVVQELGSPDASQRVLVCQTDEQLEMARLCAEKEDLW